The following coding sequences are from one Culex quinquefasciatus strain JHB chromosome 1, VPISU_Cqui_1.0_pri_paternal, whole genome shotgun sequence window:
- the LOC6051803 gene encoding clotting factor B: MKSSIIISFLFRFPFVTSNGTTPELSPCGTRSTNFRKPLIVGGGAVSAAGQWPWHASIWQRASRTTHVYVCGGTLVSELYVLTAGHCVSKDGNALNERLLAVQMGSVRQNLLLGGLTVQNFAVADVFLHEQFTERSFQADIALLALRTKANVDEFVRPICLPKPTEDAGQLTGREAVTVGFGMTGSAPTSDQLRQLRVPIVDYVTCLESNREVFGRALSAGILCAGSTAGSTVCNGDSGGGLFTEEDDGSWTLRGVTSFTVQRGWNDSSCSLKDYSAFVNVARYLEWIRYVVQNGEQEGFFRKDQEREITEAMKVKATAPEVRISDKKCREYRKRGLTVDASNVPGQFYLEKDGKPLGLVHFISNEYALTTAEMALDCVKDGAACESFRGTRVQAVIAHPEYSGGRDFNVALVLMPPATEPIWCLATEPSSKLYFEGRQLKLSAVSAERPTWLEFDLDAFIPSKRGAVVYTDRRYLAGLMHYPPYEDVVMTNVTAVLGWIESVVW; encoded by the exons ATGAAGTCCTCGATCATTATCTCGTTTTTGTTCAGGTTCCCCTTCGTAACATCAAACGGAACTACTCCGGAGCTTTCGCCCTGTGGAACACGTTCCACAAACTTCAGGAAACCCCTGATAGTAGGCGGAGGCGCCGTCTCCGCAGCTGGCCAGTGGCCATGGCACGCTTCAATCTGGCAGCGTGCGTCCCGAACCACACACGTATACGTCTGCGGTGGAACGCTAGTCAGCGAGCTGTACGTTCTGACCGCAGGTCACTGCGTCTCCAAGGACGGCAACGCGCTCAACGAGCGGCTGCTCGCCGTCCAGATGGGTTCCGTACGACAGAACCTGCTCCTGGGCGGCCTCACCGTGCAGAACTTCGCCGTGGCGGATGTCTTCCTGCACGAGCAGTTTACCGAGCGGAGCTTCCAAGCGGACATTGCGCTACTGGCGCTTCGAACCAAGGCGAACGTGGACGAGTTCGTCCGACCGATTTGTTTGCCGAAGCCCACGGAAGACGCGGGTCAGCTCACGGGTCGCGAAGCGGTAACGGTTGGGTTCGGGATGACCGGGTCGGCTCCGACTTCGGATCAGCTCCGACAGCTGCGCGTACCGATCGTGGATTACGTGACGTGTCTGGAGAGCAACCGGGAAGTGTTTGGGAGGGCGCTGTCGGCGGGAATTCTGTGCGCTGGCAGCACTGCGGGAAGTACGGTGTGCAACGGGGACAGTGGCGGGGGATTGTTTACGGAGGAGGACGATGGGAGCTGGACACTGCGAGGAGTTACAAGCTTTACGGTGCAGCGGGGCTGGAACGATAGCAGCTGTAGCTTGAAGGACTACTCGGCGTTTGTTAATGTGGCGAGGTACTTGGAATGGATTCGTTACGTGGTGCAGAACGGGGAGCAGGAGGGGTTCTTCCGGAAGGATCAGGAAAGAGAAATTACGGAAGCGATGAAGGTTAAAGCGACTGCTCCTGAAGTTAGGATTAGTGACAAAA AATgtcgcgaatatcgaaagcgTGGATTAACGGTGGACGCATCGAACGTACCTGGTCAGTTCTACCTTGAGAAAGACGGCAAACCACTGGGATTAGTTCATTTTATAAGCAATGAGTACGCGCTCACGACGGCCGAAATGGCGCTTGATTGTGTCAAGGATGGTGCCGCATGTGAATCGTTTCGTGGAACTCGTGTCCAGGCGGTGATCGCACATCCCGAATACAGTGGAGGACGAGACTTCAACGTGGCGTTGGTGCTGATGCCGCCGGCTACCGA ACCGATCTGGTGTCTAGCGACGGAACCATCGTCAAAATTGT ATTTTGAAGGTCGTCAGctcaagctgagtgccgtttcCGCGGAACGTCCAACCTGGCTCGAGTTTGACCTGGACGCGTTCATCCCGTCGAAGCGCGGTGCCGTGGTGTACACCGACCGGCGCTATCTGGCCGGACTGATGCACTATCCGCCCTACGAGGACGTCGTAATGACCAACGTGACCGCCGTGCTCGGCTGGATCGAGTCCGTTGTGTGGTAA